One window from the genome of Mucilaginibacter ginsenosidivorans encodes:
- a CDS encoding NHL domain-containing protein has translation MKCHFKSYLLILSVLIILISSCSKKEATPPPNNKPALTITALSVTSGPFNTSVVITGTAFNTNIADDKVFFNGKAATITTATATQLTAIVPVGAGTGNVTVSVNNGAAVSGPVFTYQLSAVVSTLAGSTATGSADGKGAVASFSIAYGITSDASGNLYVAGKNDFLVRKITPDGTVSTLAGNGTVGKADGKGTDASFSEPLYITFGPDGNLYLTDFIFGSVRKITLAGDVTTMQIITNNTGITNPFSTPGGVVASDGNLYIANYGFSYITKLNNNGLATIFTGTDQHDIVDGGHGIAQLSSPQGMKIDQNGTIYFVDANAIRKVDKDALVTTLAGNKAGGDTDGTGLAARFNGPRDLAIDKDGNIYITDTGNRLIRKLGIDGIVSTVAGNAALLSSQDGVGTSAGFQSPTGICIDSNGVIYVTDHNEVRKIIFE, from the coding sequence ATGAAATGTCATTTTAAATCTTATTTGCTGATCTTATCAGTATTAATCATCTTAATTTCTTCCTGCTCAAAAAAAGAAGCAACTCCTCCTCCCAATAACAAACCGGCACTTACAATTACAGCATTAAGCGTTACCTCTGGTCCGTTTAATACGAGTGTGGTTATTACCGGTACTGCTTTCAATACTAATATAGCTGATGATAAAGTCTTTTTTAATGGTAAAGCAGCAACAATAACCACAGCAACGGCAACTCAATTAACGGCAATTGTACCTGTAGGCGCAGGAACGGGCAATGTTACAGTGTCAGTAAATAATGGTGCGGCAGTTTCCGGACCGGTGTTTACTTATCAATTGTCAGCTGTTGTCAGCACACTCGCAGGGAGTACAGCTACAGGTTCAGCTGATGGAAAAGGTGCGGTGGCCAGCTTTAGCATAGCCTATGGGATCACTTCTGATGCGAGCGGTAATTTGTATGTTGCAGGCAAAAATGATTTTTTGGTCAGAAAGATCACTCCTGACGGTACAGTTTCTACTCTTGCTGGTAATGGTACTGTCGGTAAAGCTGATGGTAAAGGCACGGATGCAAGCTTCTCAGAGCCACTTTATATTACGTTTGGTCCCGATGGAAATTTATATTTAACTGATTTTATTTTCGGTTCAGTCCGCAAAATAACGCTTGCCGGCGATGTAACCACCATGCAGATTATCACAAATAATACAGGGATCACCAATCCATTTTCGACTCCTGGAGGTGTCGTGGCTTCCGATGGAAATTTATATATAGCCAATTATGGATTCAGTTATATAACAAAACTAAATAATAATGGCTTGGCGACAATTTTCACGGGTACAGATCAACATGATATAGTAGATGGAGGCCATGGAATCGCACAGCTATCCAGCCCGCAGGGTATGAAGATCGATCAAAATGGAACGATTTATTTCGTTGATGCGAATGCAATCCGGAAAGTTGATAAGGATGCCTTGGTTACAACGCTCGCAGGTAACAAAGCAGGGGGCGATACGGATGGAACAGGGTTGGCAGCAAGGTTTAATGGTCCAAGAGACCTGGCTATTGACAAAGACGGGAATATATATATAACCGATACCGGTAATCGACTTATTCGTAAACTCGGTATAGATGGTATAGTGAGCACTGTGGCCGGAAATGCTGCCCTGCTGTCATCGCAGGATGGTGTAGGTACAAGTGCAGGGTTCCAATCGCCTACAGGAATATGTATTGATAGTAATGGCGTTATATATGTTACCGATCATAATGAAGTGCGAAAGATTATTTTTGAATAA
- a CDS encoding RBBP9/YdeN family alpha/beta hydrolase: MNFQSTILTIPGIGGSGPTHWQTLWEKEYGFTCVQQREWDTPDSDEWVETINNYIQKLDPANLIVVAHSAACVAFIHWVKKYNVVIKGALLVAPADADAPTFPPGTSGFAPVPLNKLPFPSIVVTSSNDHFVTLERARQFADVWGSQFVNIGEAGHINVASEYGEWQQGLEILNDLDCI; this comes from the coding sequence GTGAATTTCCAATCCACCATTCTAACCATCCCCGGGATCGGCGGCTCAGGTCCCACGCACTGGCAAACCCTTTGGGAAAAAGAATATGGTTTTACCTGCGTGCAACAACGGGAATGGGATACACCTGATAGTGATGAGTGGGTGGAAACAATAAACAATTATATTCAAAAACTTGACCCCGCGAACCTTATTGTTGTCGCCCACAGCGCAGCTTGCGTTGCTTTTATACACTGGGTAAAAAAATATAATGTCGTTATAAAAGGCGCTTTACTGGTTGCGCCAGCCGACGCTGACGCTCCGACTTTCCCGCCAGGAACATCCGGATTTGCGCCGGTTCCATTAAATAAATTGCCGTTCCCATCGATAGTGGTGACAAGTTCCAACGATCACTTCGTTACTTTGGAACGGGCCAGACAATTTGCGGATGTGTGGGGTAGTCAATTTGTCAATATTGGTGAGGCTGGGCACATCAATGTAGCGTCGGAATATGGGGAGTGGCAGCAGGGGTTGGAGATACTGAATGATTTGGATTGTATTTAA
- a CDS encoding IPT/TIG domain-containing protein, which yields MKRFVISQNTILLALFFVISACSQKSSNPQPQKASNLAITSINVTTGPYNTQVIINGTGFDATKANDNVFFNGKAATITAATITRLTATVPVGAGTGVVTVSVNNGTPVAGPVFTYQVTATVTTFAGSGLTGFTDSQGTGASFSGLWGIAIDPSGNLFVTDVSLVRKIMPDATVRFFAGNVSGGYQDGKGSLASFQEPWGITCDATGNLYVADMLKIRKVTPDGTVSTIQSSSAFFADYKGVVLDAAGNLFALDAGNRLILKISTDGATGTLASDFAYPRAICIDKAGDLFVADEGANKVIMVTSSGTVTTLAGSGAKGANDGPAMSASFKDITGIAVDAAGNVYVSDSGNYTIRMITPDGTVSTIAGNGIQGFKDGQGLSSQLFSPQNLSIDNSGNIYVADDLKVRKITLQ from the coding sequence ATGAAAAGGTTCGTTATCTCTCAAAACACAATATTGTTAGCCCTTTTTTTTGTCATTTCAGCTTGCTCCCAAAAAAGCTCTAATCCACAACCACAAAAAGCTTCCAACCTTGCAATTACATCTATTAATGTGACGACAGGGCCTTACAATACCCAGGTTATAATAAATGGAACAGGTTTTGACGCAACAAAAGCAAATGACAACGTTTTTTTCAATGGCAAAGCCGCAACTATTACGGCAGCAACTATTACCCGGTTGACAGCAACTGTACCAGTTGGTGCAGGTACCGGCGTGGTAACAGTATCGGTAAATAATGGGACACCAGTTGCGGGCCCGGTATTTACTTATCAAGTCACTGCAACGGTGACAACATTTGCAGGAAGCGGACTAACAGGTTTCACAGACAGTCAGGGCACGGGAGCGTCATTTAGCGGGTTGTGGGGTATTGCGATAGACCCGTCAGGAAATTTATTTGTCACAGATGTTTCTTTAGTGCGCAAGATCATGCCAGACGCAACTGTACGCTTTTTTGCAGGCAATGTTTCAGGGGGTTACCAGGACGGAAAGGGCTCACTGGCATCTTTCCAGGAACCATGGGGTATCACTTGCGATGCAACAGGGAATTTATATGTTGCAGATATGTTAAAGATCAGGAAGGTAACACCTGATGGAACGGTTTCAACAATCCAGTCAAGTTCGGCATTTTTTGCTGATTATAAAGGAGTTGTTTTGGATGCCGCTGGAAATTTATTTGCGTTAGACGCTGGAAATAGACTCATATTAAAAATATCGACCGACGGCGCCACCGGTACTTTAGCAAGCGATTTTGCTTATCCACGTGCAATTTGTATAGATAAGGCAGGGGATTTATTTGTGGCTGACGAAGGCGCAAACAAAGTAATAATGGTTACCTCTAGCGGAACGGTGACAACTTTAGCCGGGAGCGGGGCAAAGGGTGCCAACGACGGACCTGCTATGTCCGCTTCTTTTAAAGATATTACAGGTATCGCTGTCGATGCTGCCGGGAATGTTTATGTCAGCGATTCGGGTAATTACACCATTAGAATGATAACACCGGACGGAACAGTAAGCACAATTGCAGGGAACGGCATTCAAGGTTTTAAAGATGGCCAGGGGCTTAGTTCGCAATTATTTAGCCCACAAAACCTATCTATCGACAATTCGGGTAACATCTATGTGGCCGATGACTTGAAAGTGCGTAAAATTACGCTTCAATAA